Within Nitrosopumilus sp., the genomic segment TCTTCCTTATTTGGCTAAGCAACTTTACACTTTTTTCAATTTAATTTTGTTAATCTTATTTACTCCTAGCTCGCAGTTTGTATTGATTGGTTGATTTCTCTTTTCCAATAGATGGTTTCATTAGCATACTTGATTACTTGGGAACTATAGCTTTTGCAGTTACAGGAGCTTCAAAAGCAATAGCACACAAGGCAGATATCTTTGGAATTATTGTTTTAGCTACTGTAGTTGGCGTTGGCGGTGGTGTAACACGTGATGTTATCTTTGGAAGATTTCCAACTGCATTTTCTGATCCAATTTATGTCGGATTAACTGTAACAGTTGGAATTGTAATGTTTTTCTTGTTTACAAAATTCAAAAGACAGATGAGCATATGGCTTGTCTTTGATGCAGTTGGATTGGGAGTGTTTTCAATCTTAGGTGCATCCATTGCATATCATGTAGTTGGATTGGAGTTTCTTCCAATGCTCTTTGGTGGAATGATTACTGCCATTGGAGGTGGAATACTCAGAGACGTGTTTGTTAGAGAGATTCCAATTGTATTTGTAAAAGAAGTGTATGCAGTTGCAAGCATCATTGGAATTGTAATATTTTATGCAATGCTTTCTTCTGGTGTTGACATCCAGGTATCATCAATAGTTGGAATCGCTGCAGGAACTGGAATACGTTTGCTTGCAATGAAGTTTAATTGGAATCTGCCAAAGGTTAGAGAATCTTAAAGTTTGAGTTTTCCTGACTCTAGTGCTTCTTGCACGATATTGATTAATTCCTCAACACTGCATGTTCTAAGCGAGTCAGGCAAGGATTCAGCTTGAAATGACTGAAATTTTCCAATCTTTTTTCGCACCAGCATTTTGACAATCCCTGGCAAGTCGTCGTTGAATTTCTGACTGATGTGGTTTAGAATTTCATCTATCTCTTTTTGATTCATTGTGTTTTGTTACCTGTGATGGTCATAAAGTGTACTAAACTATGAGCAGTTTTGGAAAATTATGCTGGTGTGTAGTCTTTTGCTTGACCTGCAACACCTTTTGCTTGGGCATCTGCTTTTTGTAATATTTGCTCTTTAGTTTCATCTGTCATAAATCCAGATTCTACAGACAAAGAGCGAGCATATCCTGATGCCTTTGCAAGAATTTGTGAGATGTTCTCAGCAGTAACATATGCTGCCTCGATTGATAGTGATACTGCTTCTTGGTGGGCCTGTGCAAATTGGTCTCTGACTTTATCTACATCAATTACCATTTCTGTCTCGGCATATCTT encodes:
- a CDS encoding trimeric intracellular cation channel family protein, which translates into the protein MVDFSFPIDGFISILDYLGTIAFAVTGASKAIAHKADIFGIIVLATVVGVGGGVTRDVIFGRFPTAFSDPIYVGLTVTVGIVMFFLFTKFKRQMSIWLVFDAVGLGVFSILGASIAYHVVGLEFLPMLFGGMITAIGGGILRDVFVREIPIVFVKEVYAVASIIGIVIFYAMLSSGVDIQVSSIVGIAAGTGIRLLAMKFNWNLPKVRES